A section of the Paenibacillus yonginensis genome encodes:
- the infC gene encoding translation initiation factor IF-3, which produces MINDEIRAKEVRLVGPDGEQIGIKPIREAQQMAIDLNLDLVNIAPTAKPPVCRIMDYGKFRYEQQKKEKEARKNQKIVDIKEVWFRANIEEHDYQTKLRNVIKFLNEGDKVKCSVRFRGREITHADIGQKILERVKAEVAELSSVERQPKLEGRSMIMILAPKN; this is translated from the coding sequence TTGATCAATGACGAGATTCGGGCGAAAGAAGTACGCTTGGTTGGACCGGACGGCGAGCAGATCGGCATCAAACCGATTCGCGAAGCCCAGCAAATGGCTATCGATTTGAACCTGGATTTGGTGAATATTGCGCCAACGGCCAAACCGCCGGTATGCCGGATCATGGATTACGGCAAATTCCGTTATGAGCAGCAGAAGAAAGAGAAAGAAGCCCGCAAGAATCAGAAGATCGTGGACATCAAAGAAGTTTGGTTCCGTGCCAATATCGAGGAACATGATTATCAAACGAAATTGCGCAACGTTATCAAATTTTTGAACGAAGGCGACAAAGTTAAATGCTCTGTACGCTTCCGTGGACGTGAAATCACTCATGCCGATATCGGTCAGAAAATTTTAGAGCGCGTGAAAGCTGAGGTTGCAGAACTGTCCAGCGTTGAACGCCAGCCTAAACTGGAAGGCCGCAGTATGATTATGATTTTGGCGCCTAAGAATTAA
- the ilvC gene encoding ketol-acid reductoisomerase, with the protein MAVTLYYEQDAELSVLKGKTIAIIGYGSQGHAHAQNLRESGLNVVIGLREGKSFDKAKEDGFEVLSVAEATSRADVVQILMPDETQASVYNSEIAPNLKKGAALMFAHGFNVHFGQIVPSKDNDVLLVAPKSPGHMVRRTYVDGFGVPGLIAVHQDATGQAKAIGLAYAKGIGCTRAGVIETSFREETETDLFGEQAVLCGGVTALIKAGFETLTEAGYAPEMAYFECLHEMKLIVDLIYEGGMATMRDSISNTAEYGDYVTGPRIVTDETKKAMKEVLADIQQGKFARDFILENQSNRAFLTATRRNEAAHPIEVVGAELRGLMHWIKK; encoded by the coding sequence ATGGCAGTTACTTTGTACTACGAGCAAGATGCAGAACTCAGCGTTTTGAAAGGCAAAACCATCGCAATCATCGGTTATGGCAGTCAAGGCCATGCCCATGCTCAAAACCTTCGCGAAAGCGGACTGAATGTCGTAATCGGCCTGCGTGAGGGCAAATCCTTTGACAAAGCCAAAGAAGACGGCTTCGAAGTATTGTCGGTAGCGGAAGCAACCAGCCGTGCGGATGTGGTTCAAATCCTGATGCCGGATGAAACTCAGGCGTCTGTATACAATAGCGAAATCGCTCCTAACCTGAAAAAAGGCGCGGCGCTAATGTTCGCCCATGGATTTAACGTTCACTTTGGACAAATCGTTCCTTCCAAGGATAATGACGTTCTGCTTGTTGCTCCTAAGTCCCCGGGTCATATGGTGCGTCGTACCTATGTTGACGGTTTTGGTGTACCGGGCCTCATCGCGGTCCACCAGGATGCAACCGGACAAGCCAAAGCGATTGGCCTGGCTTATGCTAAAGGGATCGGCTGTACACGTGCGGGGGTTATCGAAACTTCCTTCCGCGAAGAAACCGAAACCGATCTGTTCGGCGAACAGGCCGTATTGTGCGGCGGCGTAACGGCCCTGATCAAAGCCGGCTTCGAAACACTGACTGAAGCTGGATATGCGCCGGAAATGGCTTACTTCGAGTGCTTGCATGAAATGAAGCTGATCGTTGACCTGATCTATGAAGGCGGCATGGCTACGATGCGCGATTCCATCAGTAATACAGCCGAATACGGCGATTATGTTACCGGTCCTCGCATCGTAACCGACGAAACAAAGAAAGCGATGAAAGAAGTTCTGGCTGATATCCAGCAAGGTAAATTTGCCCGCGACTTCATCCTGGAAAATCAGTCCAACCGCGCATTCCTGACGGCAACTCGCCGTAATGAAGCTGCTCATCCAATCGAAGTGGTGGGTGCCGAGCTTCGCGGATTGATGCATTGGATCAAGAAATAA
- a CDS encoding MGDG synthase family glycosyltransferase produces MHKQRILLLSEGFGAGHTQAAYALSSNLRKIAPNVQTKVLELGSFLNPRMAPFIITAYKKTVSSQPRLVRLMYRSNYKKSLNKFTTLALHRIFYTHTSQLIKQLHPDVIVCTHPIPSAVISRIKRLGMEVPLCTVITDYDVHGAWVSREVNCYLVSTNQVREKLIERGVDDAKIRVTGIPVHPNFWERHSKEEIRASFGLHDLPTVLVMGGGWGFMKDETVNSLLASYRDQVQIIFCFGNNTKQLNKMQEDPRFQHPNIHLLGFTREVDKLMEFADLLVTKPGGMTCTEGLAKGIPMLFHQPLPGQEEENSEYFTSQGWGTPITSKDDITDWMDRLINHYDQVVEKRRQVLEQINSYHPTGSAHAIIEVLDQNQGRRDLFSYKKTP; encoded by the coding sequence GTGCATAAACAAAGAATATTGCTATTATCGGAAGGGTTTGGAGCAGGACATACGCAAGCCGCATATGCGCTTTCCAGCAATTTGCGGAAAATTGCGCCGAATGTTCAGACCAAAGTGCTGGAGCTGGGCAGCTTCCTTAACCCTAGAATGGCGCCTTTCATTATAACTGCATACAAAAAGACCGTCTCATCGCAGCCGCGGCTCGTCCGGCTAATGTATCGCAGCAATTATAAGAAGTCTCTGAATAAATTTACGACGCTAGCGCTTCACCGGATTTTCTATACTCACACCTCCCAGCTGATCAAGCAGCTGCATCCGGACGTTATCGTTTGTACCCATCCGATTCCGAGCGCGGTTATCTCCAGGATCAAACGGCTCGGGATGGAGGTTCCGCTCTGCACCGTTATTACGGATTATGACGTGCATGGGGCCTGGGTCAGCCGGGAAGTGAACTGCTATCTGGTATCGACAAACCAGGTCCGGGAAAAGCTGATTGAACGCGGGGTTGATGATGCCAAAATCCGCGTGACAGGAATTCCTGTTCATCCGAATTTCTGGGAACGTCACAGCAAAGAGGAAATCCGGGCCAGCTTCGGTCTTCATGACCTGCCAACCGTGCTGGTCATGGGCGGCGGCTGGGGATTCATGAAGGACGAAACCGTCAACTCGCTGCTGGCCAGTTACCGGGACCAAGTCCAGATTATTTTCTGCTTCGGCAACAATACCAAGCAGCTGAACAAGATGCAGGAGGATCCCAGATTCCAGCATCCGAACATCCATCTCCTCGGCTTTACACGCGAGGTGGATAAGCTGATGGAATTTGCCGACCTTCTGGTAACCAAGCCGGGCGGCATGACCTGTACGGAAGGACTCGCCAAAGGGATTCCGATGCTGTTTCATCAGCCGCTGCCGGGCCAGGAGGAAGAAAACTCCGAATATTTCACCTCACAGGGCTGGGGGACGCCGATCACCTCCAAAGATGATATTACGGACTGGATGGACCGGCTGATCAACCATTACGATCAGGTAGTCGAGAAACGCCGGCAGGTGCTGGAGCAGATCAACAGCTACCATCCAACCGGAAGCGCCCACGCCATCATCGAAGTGCTTGATCAAAATCAGGGGCGCCGAGATTTGTTTTCTTATAAGAAAACGCCATAA
- a CDS encoding TIGR01212 family radical SAM protein (This family includes YhcC from E. coli K-12, an uncharacterized radical SAM protein.) codes for MSTLSSSSPLLWSDKRFHTWNTEMKEQFGEKVFKVMLDAGFTCPNRDGTIATGGCTFCSARGSGDFAGRRRDDLVTQFNTIRDRQHQKWPNAKYIGYFQAYTNTYAPVEELREYYEVILEQPGVVGLSIATRPDCLPDDVVDYLAELNERTYLWVEMGLQTVHESTSQLINRAHDTRCYLEAVEKLRKRGIRVCAHIIYGLPQETHEMMLDTGRAVAEMDVQGIKIHLLHLMRKTPMVKQYEAGLLRFLEQDEYIKLIVDTLEFLPPEMIVHRLTGDAPRDLLIGPMWSLKKWEVLNGIDKELRSRDSWQGKYWRGR; via the coding sequence ATGAGCACTTTATCTTCCTCCTCTCCGCTTTTATGGAGCGATAAAAGATTTCATACATGGAATACCGAAATGAAAGAACAGTTTGGCGAAAAAGTATTTAAGGTCATGCTGGACGCCGGCTTCACCTGTCCCAACCGGGATGGCACCATCGCGACAGGCGGCTGCACGTTCTGCAGCGCAAGAGGCTCAGGCGACTTCGCCGGTCGGCGGCGCGACGACCTGGTGACGCAGTTCAATACGATCCGTGACCGGCAGCATCAGAAATGGCCGAATGCCAAATACATCGGCTATTTTCAGGCCTACACGAATACGTATGCTCCGGTTGAGGAGCTGCGCGAATATTATGAAGTGATCCTGGAGCAGCCCGGTGTTGTCGGCTTATCCATCGCTACCCGGCCGGACTGCCTGCCTGACGATGTCGTCGATTATCTGGCCGAGCTGAACGAACGGACTTATCTCTGGGTGGAAATGGGACTGCAGACGGTGCATGAGTCCACTTCCCAGCTCATCAACCGGGCCCACGATACGCGGTGTTATCTCGAGGCTGTCGAGAAGCTGCGCAAACGCGGCATCAGGGTCTGCGCCCATATCATTTATGGTCTCCCCCAGGAGACGCATGAAATGATGCTGGATACGGGCCGGGCCGTTGCGGAGATGGATGTGCAGGGCATTAAAATCCATCTGCTCCATCTGATGCGGAAGACGCCGATGGTCAAGCAATATGAAGCAGGCCTGCTCCGCTTCCTGGAGCAGGACGAATACATCAAGCTGATCGTTGATACGCTTGAGTTCCTGCCGCCGGAAATGATCGTGCACCGGCTGACCGGCGATGCGCCGCGCGATCTGCTGATCGGCCCGATGTGGAGCCTGAAGAAATGGGAAGTGCTGAACGGCATCGACAAGGAGCTGCGAAGCCGCGATTCCTGGCAGGGCAAATACTGGAGGGGACGCTGA
- the rplT gene encoding 50S ribosomal protein L20, protein MARVKGGFVVRRRHKKILKLAKGYFGSKHRIFKTAKEQVNKSLLYAYRDRRQKKRDFRKLWIVRINAAARQNGLSYSKLMHGLKLAEVNINRKMLADLAVNDIAAFNSLATVAKEKINA, encoded by the coding sequence ATGGCAAGAGTTAAAGGCGGATTCGTCGTTCGTCGTCGTCATAAGAAAATTCTGAAACTTGCAAAAGGTTATTTCGGTTCCAAACACCGCATTTTTAAAACAGCTAAGGAGCAAGTGAACAAATCCCTGCTCTACGCTTACCGTGACCGTCGTCAGAAAAAACGCGATTTCCGCAAATTGTGGATCGTTCGTATCAACGCTGCTGCACGCCAAAACGGCTTGTCCTACAGCAAATTGATGCATGGCCTGAAGCTGGCTGAAGTCAACATCAACCGCAAGATGCTTGCGGATCTGGCTGTTAACGATATCGCCGCTTTCAACTCTTTGGCTACTGTAGCTAAAGAAAAAATCAACGCTTAA
- a CDS encoding phosphatase PAP2 family protein has product MTRLFAKLHQADRKLFMKINTGLHRKFLNFLLYYATHLGGATFTISACLISWYFLPRVWGTTALMSLTALAASHIPVAIAKKTYPRLRPYLALPDARTFRNPLKDHSFPSGHTTAIFSVTVPFMILFPLLILPLLPIALTVALSRIYLGLHYPSDVLAGGVIGTLTAFGTVALWP; this is encoded by the coding sequence CTGACGCGACTTTTTGCCAAGCTCCATCAAGCGGATCGGAAATTATTTATGAAAATCAACACCGGGCTGCACCGGAAATTTCTGAATTTCCTGCTCTATTATGCGACTCACCTTGGCGGAGCTACCTTTACGATTTCGGCTTGTCTGATCAGCTGGTACTTTCTTCCCAGAGTTTGGGGGACTACGGCCCTTATGAGTCTTACGGCCCTGGCAGCCAGCCACATTCCCGTGGCTATAGCCAAGAAAACGTATCCGAGACTGCGGCCTTATCTTGCCCTTCCGGACGCGCGGACTTTTCGCAATCCGCTTAAAGATCATTCCTTTCCATCGGGCCATACAACAGCTATTTTTTCGGTTACCGTACCGTTTATGATTCTTTTCCCCCTGCTCATTCTGCCGCTGCTTCCGATCGCGCTGACCGTAGCGTTGTCCCGGATTTATTTAGGACTTCATTACCCTTCGGATGTGCTTGCCGGAGGCGTTATTGGTACCTTAACCGCTTTCGGGACGGTTGCATTATGGCCATAA
- a CDS encoding glycosyltransferase family 2 protein, with product MFDGILITLQIILAVIAVYQFVFSLFGMYRKKQKTQHAPEKSFAVLVAAHNEEQVVGALMENLKKLNYPRELYDVFVICDNCTDRTAEIVREHGMHACVRTNTNQRGKGFAIEWMLKKLWEMPRQYDAVVMFDADNLAHPDFLKEMNNDLCEGARVIQGYIDTKNPEDSWITASYGISYWYVNRLWQLSRHNLRMANFLGGTGMCFETSLLKEMGWGATSLVEDLEFTMRCVDRGVHPVFNYDAKLFDEKPLSFKASARQRLRWMQGHFTVARRYFFPLLWKSIKERSLVKMDMALYAVNVYIVLLTFLLAALIWADQSLFNGPHFSTLYSYLPVWASFFAVGANVVTFLLAMALEKVTFKKVYLYLILFPIYLISWYPITFYAFFTQNNKQWSHTQHTRVVRLEEVQSKQG from the coding sequence ATGTTCGATGGCATTTTGATTACCCTCCAGATCATTCTGGCGGTGATTGCCGTTTATCAGTTTGTATTCTCATTATTCGGCATGTACAGGAAAAAGCAAAAAACACAGCACGCGCCGGAGAAATCTTTTGCGGTTTTGGTGGCAGCGCATAACGAGGAGCAGGTCGTTGGCGCTCTGATGGAGAATTTGAAGAAGCTGAACTATCCTCGCGAGCTGTATGATGTTTTTGTCATTTGCGACAACTGCACGGACCGTACGGCCGAAATCGTGCGCGAGCATGGCATGCATGCTTGCGTACGGACCAATACCAACCAGCGCGGCAAAGGGTTTGCAATCGAATGGATGCTCAAGAAGCTCTGGGAAATGCCGCGCCAATATGATGCGGTGGTCATGTTTGACGCCGACAATTTGGCGCATCCGGATTTTCTTAAGGAAATGAATAACGATTTATGCGAAGGCGCACGGGTCATCCAGGGCTACATCGACACCAAGAACCCGGAAGACTCATGGATTACGGCTTCTTACGGGATTTCCTACTGGTACGTGAACCGCTTGTGGCAGCTGTCTCGCCACAACCTGCGTATGGCCAACTTCCTTGGCGGTACCGGGATGTGTTTTGAAACCAGCCTGCTTAAGGAAATGGGCTGGGGCGCAACCAGTCTGGTCGAAGACCTGGAGTTCACCATGCGCTGCGTAGACCGCGGCGTTCATCCGGTGTTTAACTATGACGCCAAATTGTTTGATGAGAAACCGTTGTCCTTTAAAGCATCGGCACGCCAGCGTCTGCGCTGGATGCAGGGCCATTTCACCGTGGCTCGCCGTTATTTCTTCCCGCTGCTCTGGAAGAGCATCAAGGAACGCAGCTTGGTCAAAATGGACATGGCGCTGTACGCGGTTAACGTCTACATCGTGCTGCTTACCTTTTTGCTTGCTGCCCTGATTTGGGCCGATCAATCGCTGTTTAACGGACCGCATTTCTCTACGCTGTATTCGTATCTGCCGGTCTGGGCATCGTTTTTTGCTGTCGGGGCAAACGTTGTGACCTTCCTTCTGGCTATGGCTTTGGAGAAGGTAACATTCAAGAAAGTTTATCTGTACCTGATTTTGTTCCCGATTTATCTGATCTCCTGGTATCCGATTACGTTCTATGCCTTCTTCACGCAGAACAACAAGCAGTGGAGCCATACCCAGCATACCCGGGTAGTGCGGCTTGAAGAGGTGCAGAGCAAACAAGGATAA
- the ilvN gene encoding acetolactate synthase small subunit codes for MTTKHAIAILVNDQPGVLQRVSGLFGRRGFNIESITVGQSEEQGLSRMVIVTEGDDQTLEQIEKQLYKLIDVIKVVNLSSKPMVSRELALIKVKAEPAERPEIKSLADTFRAAVVDIGTRNMMIQVVGDTEKVDALLELLKPYGIQELSRTGVTAMTRGNAL; via the coding sequence ATGACTACAAAACATGCGATCGCCATTCTAGTGAACGATCAGCCAGGTGTATTGCAGCGCGTGTCCGGCCTTTTTGGCCGGCGCGGCTTCAATATCGAAAGCATTACAGTGGGCCAATCGGAAGAGCAGGGGCTTTCCCGCATGGTCATTGTGACCGAGGGAGACGATCAGACGCTGGAGCAAATCGAGAAACAGCTTTACAAGCTGATCGATGTCATTAAAGTCGTTAATCTGAGCTCCAAACCGATGGTGTCCCGGGAGCTGGCCCTGATCAAGGTCAAAGCGGAACCGGCCGAACGTCCCGAAATCAAATCGCTTGCGGATACCTTCCGGGCTGCGGTAGTAGATATCGGAACCCGAAACATGATGATCCAGGTCGTAGGCGACACCGAGAAGGTCGACGCGCTGCTGGAGCTGCTTAAGCCTTACGGCATTCAGGAGTTGTCCCGCACAGGCGTAACAGCGATGACGAGAGGAAACGCATTGTAG
- the ilvB gene encoding biosynthetic-type acetolactate synthase large subunit, translating into MKPEVITGSEILLRSLLLEGVECVFGYPGGAVLYIYDALYGFSDFRHLLTRHEQGAIHAADGYARASGKVGVCIATSGPGATNLVTGIATAYMDSVPLVVITGNVIQSLIGTDAFQEADITGITMPITKHSYLVRDAKELPRIIHEAFHIANSGRKGPVLIDIPKDVSAATTLFEPAKTMNLRGYNPTVAPNRLQLDKVAAAIQEASRPVILAGGGVVYSGGHEELLQFAETTEIPVTTTLLGLGGFPSGNRLWMGMPGMHGTYTANNAIQQSDLLICIGARFDDRVTGKLDGFAPKAKIVHIDIDPAEIGKNIHTDIPVVGDVKTVLEQLNKLVKRADQADSWRDQIQQWKAEKPFKYKDSNDSLKPQWVIEMLNETTHGEAIVTTDVGQHQMWAAQYYKFNQPRSLITSGGLGTMGFGFPSAIGAQMAHPDRLVISINGDGGMQMCSQELAICAINKIPVKIVVINNQVLGMVRQWQELIYDNRYSHIDLSGSPDFVKLAEAYGVKGLRATNKEDAQEVWREALETPGPVLVEFVVDKQENVYPMVPQGSTIDQMLMGDCE; encoded by the coding sequence ATGAAACCAGAGGTCATTACCGGCTCGGAAATTTTGCTGAGAAGTCTGCTGCTTGAAGGTGTAGAATGCGTCTTTGGATACCCGGGCGGGGCCGTGCTGTACATCTATGATGCACTTTACGGTTTCAGCGATTTCCGCCATTTGCTTACGAGGCACGAACAGGGAGCGATTCATGCGGCCGACGGATATGCGAGAGCAAGCGGCAAGGTGGGCGTTTGTATCGCCACTTCGGGCCCTGGCGCCACCAACCTGGTTACCGGCATTGCAACGGCCTACATGGACTCGGTTCCATTAGTTGTCATTACAGGCAATGTCATTCAGAGCCTGATCGGAACCGATGCTTTCCAGGAAGCCGACATTACGGGCATCACGATGCCGATCACGAAGCACAGCTACCTGGTGCGCGATGCAAAAGAATTGCCGCGTATCATTCACGAGGCCTTTCATATTGCAAACAGCGGCCGGAAAGGGCCGGTGCTGATCGATATTCCGAAAGACGTATCCGCAGCCACCACCTTGTTCGAACCGGCAAAAACGATGAACCTGCGCGGATATAACCCGACAGTAGCCCCAAACCGGCTGCAGCTGGACAAAGTAGCAGCAGCGATCCAGGAAGCAAGCCGGCCTGTAATTCTTGCAGGCGGCGGGGTCGTCTACTCGGGGGGACATGAAGAGTTGCTCCAGTTCGCCGAAACAACGGAAATTCCGGTGACCACAACGCTGCTTGGACTCGGAGGATTTCCGAGCGGCAACCGGCTCTGGATGGGGATGCCGGGTATGCACGGGACCTACACGGCGAACAACGCGATCCAGCAATCGGATCTGCTGATCTGTATTGGTGCCCGTTTTGACGACCGGGTAACCGGCAAGCTTGACGGCTTTGCTCCTAAAGCCAAAATTGTCCACATCGACATTGATCCAGCCGAGATCGGCAAGAACATCCATACGGATATTCCGGTGGTCGGAGATGTCAAAACGGTGTTGGAACAGCTGAATAAACTGGTTAAACGGGCGGACCAGGCCGATAGCTGGAGAGATCAGATTCAGCAGTGGAAAGCAGAGAAGCCTTTCAAATACAAGGATTCCAACGACAGCCTGAAGCCGCAGTGGGTCATTGAAATGCTCAACGAAACGACCCATGGCGAAGCCATTGTAACCACCGACGTCGGACAACATCAAATGTGGGCGGCCCAGTATTACAAGTTCAATCAGCCCCGTTCCTTGATTACCTCGGGCGGCCTGGGCACGATGGGCTTCGGCTTCCCTTCCGCAATCGGAGCACAGATGGCTCATCCAGACCGGCTGGTTATCTCCATCAACGGCGACGGCGGCATGCAGATGTGTTCGCAGGAGCTTGCGATTTGTGCCATTAACAAAATTCCGGTGAAGATCGTAGTCATTAACAACCAGGTGCTCGGCATGGTCCGACAATGGCAGGAGCTGATTTACGACAACCGCTACAGCCACATCGACCTCTCCGGCAGCCCTGACTTTGTGAAGCTGGCTGAAGCTTATGGCGTCAAAGGGCTGCGGGCCACGAACAAGGAAGATGCCCAGGAGGTTTGGCGCGAAGCTTTGGAGACACCGGGACCGGTATTGGTAGAATTCGTGGTGGATAAGCAGGAAAATGTTTATCCGATGGTGCCTCAAGGTTCTACCATTGATCAAATGCTGATGGGGGACTGTGAATAA
- a CDS encoding class I SAM-dependent methyltransferase, producing MGFPSVLSFARQLVSQRLQPGDTAVDATVGTGADTLFLAEACGRKGQVFGFDIQAEALSLAAQRLAKARETGARLAPVSLLERSHAEMAAALDPRHHGRVGAVMFNLGYLPSEDADKAVITLPDSTIEALDASLGLLRPRGLITAVVYPGHDGGAAEAERVEAWARELPSAAGQTIMYRQLQRAAAPYLIAIEKK from the coding sequence ATGGGTTTCCCCTCCGTGCTCAGCTTTGCCCGCCAGCTGGTGTCGCAGCGGCTCCAGCCCGGCGACACCGCGGTGGACGCGACCGTCGGCACCGGCGCGGACACCCTGTTCCTTGCGGAAGCCTGCGGCCGCAAGGGACAAGTCTTCGGCTTCGATATCCAAGCCGAAGCGTTATCTTTGGCGGCCCAGCGGCTCGCCAAAGCGCGGGAGACCGGCGCCAGGCTTGCGCCGGTCTCTCTGCTGGAGCGCAGCCATGCCGAAATGGCGGCTGCGCTGGACCCGCGGCATCACGGCCGGGTCGGGGCCGTGATGTTCAACCTCGGCTACCTGCCGAGCGAGGACGCCGACAAGGCGGTCATTACGCTGCCGGACAGCACGATCGAGGCGCTTGACGCCTCGCTTGGGCTGCTGCGGCCGCGCGGCCTGATCACCGCCGTCGTCTACCCCGGCCACGACGGCGGCGCCGCCGAAGCCGAGCGCGTCGAGGCTTGGGCCAGGGAACTTCCGTCTGCCGCCGGGCAGACGATCATGTACCGGCAGCTGCAGCGTGCGGCCGCGCCTTATTTGATCGCGATTGAGAAGAAATAA
- the trmB gene encoding tRNA (guanosine(46)-N7)-methyltransferase TrmB — translation MRLRGRKGIRENLEAQPELIVLDPREYKGRWKERFGNDRPIYVELGMGKGQFISGMSVRYPDVNFIGMDMYDELIRRAGEKGKKAWAEKTGQNVEDVRPPNLNLALGNIEFIEEFFAPGEIERIYLNFSDPWPKAKHGRRRLTHPRFLNKYKQLLNEKGEIHFKTDSQTLFEFSLNAFAAVGLQMSDISLNLHRDGINENHVMTEYESKFHAQGMNIYRCEVKVGQAALRNYEEHKMDRF, via the coding sequence ATGCGTTTACGCGGCAGAAAAGGAATACGTGAAAATCTGGAGGCCCAGCCTGAACTGATCGTGCTGGACCCTCGCGAGTATAAAGGACGCTGGAAAGAAAGATTCGGCAATGACCGCCCGATTTACGTGGAGCTCGGTATGGGCAAAGGTCAGTTTATCAGCGGCATGAGCGTTCGTTATCCGGACGTGAATTTTATCGGTATGGATATGTACGACGAGTTGATCCGCCGGGCAGGGGAGAAAGGCAAAAAGGCCTGGGCCGAGAAGACCGGTCAAAACGTGGAAGACGTCCGGCCGCCGAATCTCAATCTGGCGCTTGGCAATATCGAGTTTATAGAGGAATTTTTTGCACCGGGAGAAATTGAGCGGATTTATTTGAACTTCAGCGACCCGTGGCCCAAAGCGAAACATGGACGCCGCCGGCTGACGCACCCGCGTTTCCTGAACAAATACAAGCAGCTGCTGAACGAAAAAGGCGAAATTCATTTCAAAACCGATTCGCAGACGCTGTTTGAATTTTCGCTGAACGCATTTGCAGCCGTAGGCCTGCAAATGAGCGACATCTCGCTGAATTTGCACCGTGACGGCATCAACGAAAATCATGTTATGACGGAATACGAAAGCAAATTCCATGCCCAGGGCATGAATATTTACCGCTGCGAAGTGAAGGTAGGACAAGCAGCTTTGCGCAATTACGAAGAACATAAGATGGATAGGTTTTAA
- the rpmI gene encoding 50S ribosomal protein L35, whose translation MPKMKTHSSLKGRFKITGTGKVKRYKANRNHLLSHKSKRAKRVLANSPVMYSGDVSRLKQGLANLK comes from the coding sequence ATGCCTAAAATGAAAACACACAGCAGCCTTAAAGGCCGCTTCAAAATTACGGGAACTGGTAAAGTAAAACGTTACAAAGCCAACAGAAACCACCTTCTGTCCCACAAATCCAAACGCGCTAAACGCGTTTTGGCTAACAGCCCTGTGATGTATTCCGGCGACGTAAGCCGTTTGAAACAAGGTTTGGCTAACCTGAAGTAG
- a CDS encoding GNAT family N-acetyltransferase, whose protein sequence is MIRYRRPKQDDPVIYGLIEKELVPHSHLSSKEIDKIRRDLPGRMKHGVTLVAASNYDSDPLAFIHFMIHGELLYIDMIAVDRNHQHKRYGKSLMAKAENFAASRGCSRSKVLVDAGNTHAHLFYSKLGYRTVRFVAQTQCYEMEKSLVNLRLLP, encoded by the coding sequence ATGATCCGTTATCGCAGACCTAAACAAGATGACCCCGTCATCTATGGATTGATTGAGAAAGAGCTTGTCCCGCACAGCCATTTGTCCAGCAAAGAAATTGATAAAATCCGCCGGGATTTGCCTGGCCGCATGAAACATGGCGTCACCCTGGTCGCAGCTTCCAATTATGATTCCGACCCGCTAGCCTTTATTCATTTCATGATTCACGGCGAACTTCTATACATCGATATGATTGCCGTCGACCGGAACCATCAGCACAAGCGTTATGGCAAATCCCTGATGGCCAAAGCCGAAAATTTTGCCGCCTCGAGAGGCTGCTCACGCTCAAAGGTATTGGTGGACGCCGGAAACACACACGCCCACCTGTTTTACAGCAAACTGGGATACCGGACCGTTCGTTTTGTCGCTCAAACGCAGTGTTACGAGATGGAGAAATCTCTGGTTAACCTTAGGTTATTGCCCTGA